A single window of Lynx canadensis isolate LIC74 chromosome C2, mLynCan4.pri.v2, whole genome shotgun sequence DNA harbors:
- the CC2H3orf38 gene encoding uncharacterized protein C3orf38 homolog produces MSGLSYPEMEGCRNLLGLLDNDDIMALCDTITNRLVQPEDRQDAIRAILVYSQSVEELLRRKKVHREVIFKYLATQGVIIPPATEKHNLIQHAKDYWKRQLQPKLKETPEPVKTEDMRLFQQPEKEDKKAEKVDFRRLGEEFCHWFFELLNSQNPFLGPPQDEWGPQHFWHDVKLRFYYNTSEQNVIDYCGAEIVSLRLLSLVKEEYLFLSPNLDASGLKCASSPHGLVMVGVAGTVHRGNTCLGIFEQIFGLIRCPFVENTWKIKFINLRIIGEGSLAPGTLMKPAITFEPGDLESFYNVITSCGTNEIQVDVRQALDSGTGDQALCSGDEALLNKRELSLPNPLKH; encoded by the exons ATGTCGGGGCTCAGCTACCCAGAGATGGAGGGCTGTCGTAACCTGCTCGGCCTACTAGACAACGATGATATCATGGCCCTGTGCGACACCATCACCAACCGCCTGGTGCAGCCTGAGGACCGCCAAG atGCCATTCGTGCAATATTAGTGTACAGTCAAAGTGTAGAAGAGCTTTTGAGGCGTAAGAAAGTCCACCGGGAAGTCATATTTAAGTACTTGGCAACACAGGGGGTTATTATACCTCCAGCTACTGAAAAACACAATCTTATTCAGCATGCAAAGGATTACTGGAAAAGGCAGTTACAGCCGAAATTGAAGGAAACACCAGAGCCAGTTAAGACAGAGGACATGAGACTCTTTCAACAG CCggaaaaagaagataagaaagcTGAAAAAGTTGATTTTCGTCGATTAGGAGAAGAATTCTGTCACTGGTTCTTTGAACTTCTTAATTCTCAGAATCCTTTCCTGGGACCGCCTCAAGATGAATGGGGGCCACAGCACTTCTGGCACGATGTCAAGCTTAGGTTTTATTACAACACCTCTGAACAAAATGTGATAGACTACTGTGGAGCAGAAATTGTAAGCCTTCGTCTGCTGTCACTAGTGAAAGAAGAGTATCTTTTTCTCAGTCCCAATCTAGATGCCAGTGGACTGAAATGTGCTTCTTCTCCCCATGGTCTAGTTATGGTTGGAGTTGCTGGGACTGTCCACCGAGGGAACACTTGTTTGGGcatttttgaacaaatatttggaCTCATACGCTGCCCTTTTGtggaaaatacttggaaaatcaAATTTATCAACCTGAGAATTATTGGAGAGGGTTCTCTTGCTCCTGGAACATTAATGAAACCAGCTATTACATTCGAACCTGGTGATCTAGAGAGCTTTTATAACGTAATTACTTCATGTGGTACCAATGAAATACAAGTTGATGTAAGGCAGGCATTGGATAGTGGAACTGGAGACCAAGCTTTATGCAGTGGAGATGAGGCATTGTTGAACAAAAGAGAACTGAGTTTACCCAACCCTCTAAAGCATTGA